From Thermus brockianus, the proteins below share one genomic window:
- a CDS encoding multicopper oxidase family protein has protein sequence MNRRELLKYGVLGLVSNYGLSRLPAFAQSPFPQPRTLQVRRTDGLVEVQITAQQSHLILGGKPVWLMTYGGFPGPTLRVREGETVRLKFTNNLPEPTNLHLHGLHVPPSVDDSMALVQPGESRLYEFRIPKGSAGTYWYHPHVHGRVAAQLYAGLAGLLVVEGPLDALPELKEAEEYLLVLKDWVFSGDRIPAWTQMDWMNGREGSLLTVNGAVRPTLRAQKATLRLRLLNASNARYYRLALENQPLYLIATDGGFLEKPVELTELLLAPGERAEVLVRLSRPGTYRLQALPYDRGAMRMHGGMHSVMGDQGMGQGMGTMDHGGMGGMGDTGTMGSLMGMGATRLETLLTIVAPANPKPMPLPTSLAPIERLDPAKAAATRRLVLGERMMQAEFFINGRMFDPGRVDIQAKLGTIEVWELVNETEMDHPFHLHTYPFQVLSRDGQPAPYRAWKDTVNLRPNETVRIAVPLRDFGGITVYHCHIVEHEDRGMMGVLEVRP, from the coding sequence ATGAACCGACGCGAACTGCTGAAGTACGGTGTCCTGGGCTTGGTGAGCAACTACGGGCTCTCGAGGCTCCCCGCCTTCGCTCAAAGCCCCTTTCCCCAGCCCCGCACGCTCCAGGTGCGCCGGACCGATGGCCTGGTGGAGGTCCAGATCACCGCCCAGCAAAGCCACCTGATCCTGGGCGGCAAGCCTGTCTGGCTGATGACCTACGGCGGCTTCCCCGGCCCCACCCTGCGGGTGCGCGAGGGCGAGACGGTGCGGCTGAAATTCACCAACAACCTTCCCGAGCCTACCAACCTGCACCTGCACGGCTTGCACGTGCCCCCTAGCGTGGACGACTCGATGGCCCTGGTCCAGCCTGGTGAGAGCCGCCTTTATGAGTTCAGGATCCCCAAGGGCTCGGCGGGGACTTACTGGTACCACCCCCACGTCCATGGCCGGGTGGCCGCACAGCTCTACGCGGGGCTGGCCGGCCTGCTGGTGGTGGAGGGGCCGCTCGACGCCCTGCCCGAGTTGAAGGAGGCCGAGGAATACCTCCTGGTGCTCAAGGACTGGGTTTTCTCCGGCGACCGGATCCCCGCCTGGACACAAATGGACTGGATGAACGGCCGGGAGGGCAGCCTGCTCACCGTCAACGGTGCCGTGCGCCCGACCCTGCGTGCGCAGAAAGCCACCCTGCGCCTGCGGCTCCTAAACGCCAGTAACGCCCGCTACTACCGGCTGGCGTTGGAAAATCAGCCCCTCTACCTCATCGCCACCGATGGCGGCTTCCTCGAGAAGCCCGTCGAGCTCACCGAGCTCCTGCTGGCCCCCGGTGAGCGGGCCGAGGTGCTCGTGCGCCTGAGCCGGCCCGGCACCTACCGGCTGCAGGCCCTCCCCTACGACCGCGGGGCGATGAGGATGCACGGGGGCATGCACAGCGTGATGGGCGATCAGGGCATGGGCCAGGGGATGGGAACGATGGACCACGGCGGCATGGGGGGGATGGGCGACACGGGGACGATGGGCTCCCTGATGGGCATGGGAGCCACCCGCCTCGAGACCCTCCTCACCATCGTGGCCCCAGCCAACCCCAAGCCCATGCCCCTGCCCACCTCGCTGGCCCCCATCGAACGCCTCGATCCCGCCAAGGCCGCTGCCACCCGCCGCCTGGTGCTGGGCGAGCGCATGATGCAGGCCGAGTTCTTCATCAACGGCCGGATGTTTGACCCCGGCCGGGTGGACATCCAGGCCAAGCTGGGGACGATCGAGGTCTGGGAGCTCGTCAACGAGACCGAAATGGACCACCCCTTCCACCTACACACCTACCCCTTCCAGGTGCTCTCGCGGGACGGCCAGCCGGCACCCTACCGGGCCTGGAAGGACACCGTGAACCTGCGCCCGAACGAGACCGTACGAATCGCGGTGCCCCTACGCGACTTCGGTGGGATCACCGTCTACCATTGCCACATCGTCGAGCACGAGGACCGGGGGATGATGGGGGTGCTCGAGGTACGGCCCTAG
- a CDS encoding heavy metal translocating P-type ATPase: MSKAVTRHGAHPHGSVLAVALRNCYDGSEYADLERQLARLEGVLQVHLDRTRGVAHLAYDPAVTSAQRLEAEIKQRGYACDCTDCAPSQAQPGHPSVGSEGHAHAHHGHAARPSPAHDHTAVQRREHTGYEGHDTHTGHGAAMVNDMLRRFVVSLLLTLPIVVFSPIGRALGFPDTPPFGLSLGLWGFLLATPVVWWGGWPFIHGAWRALRQGQVNMMTLIATGILVSYTYSLGATFLFEGEVFYEAAAMLTTFSLAGHWLEMRARFATGRAVEALLKLAPATARVRRNGQEVEVPLEQVMVGDEVVVKPGDRVPVDGIVISGQSYVDESMITGEPIPVAKTPGAKVIGGTVNLTGTFIFRATAVGADTALSRIVQMVRNAQASKAPAQRLADLAGKYLVFIALGSGVLTFLYWYFLAGQGLVFALTVAVSVVVIACPDALALATPTAITVGVGVAARQGILFKDAAALEATATIDTVIFDKTGTLTEGKPTVTDLEPIAPFTPETLLALAASADQPSQHPLAEAIVRAAKERGLDVQPPAAFDSVPGHGVVAQVKGRRVLIGNRRFMEREGIEVGQLEELVSRLAAEGKTAMYVAVDGQPAGVIAVADVVRESARKAVETLHALGIQTVMLTGDNRRTAEAVARQIGIDTVIAEVLPEDKAAKVRELKAQGRKVAMVGDGVNDAPALAEADVGFAIGAGTDVAVETADVVLVKNDPADVARSVILARKVRGKIKQNLFWAVIYNLLAIPVAAGALYDNYGILLRPEWAALLMSTSTVIVTVNALLLGIGPLWRFTRT; encoded by the coding sequence ATGTCGAAGGCAGTGACCCGCCACGGCGCTCACCCACACGGATCGGTCCTCGCGGTCGCCCTGAGGAATTGCTACGACGGTTCGGAGTACGCCGACCTCGAGCGGCAGCTCGCCCGGCTGGAAGGCGTCCTGCAGGTCCACCTCGACCGCACCCGGGGCGTCGCCCACCTCGCCTACGACCCTGCGGTGACGAGCGCCCAGCGGCTCGAGGCCGAGATCAAGCAAAGGGGCTACGCCTGCGACTGCACCGACTGCGCCCCCTCCCAAGCCCAGCCCGGGCACCCCAGCGTGGGCTCGGAGGGCCACGCCCACGCCCACCACGGCCACGCCGCCCGTCCGTCCCCAGCCCACGACCACACCGCCGTGCAGCGCCGGGAGCACACGGGCTACGAGGGGCACGATACGCACACCGGGCATGGGGCCGCGATGGTGAACGACATGCTGCGGCGCTTTGTGGTGTCGCTGCTGCTGACCCTGCCCATCGTGGTCTTCTCGCCCATCGGCAGGGCGCTGGGCTTCCCCGACACGCCACCCTTCGGCCTTTCGCTGGGGTTGTGGGGCTTCCTGCTGGCGACCCCGGTGGTGTGGTGGGGAGGATGGCCCTTCATCCATGGAGCCTGGCGGGCTTTGCGGCAGGGCCAGGTCAACATGATGACCCTCATCGCCACGGGCATTTTGGTCTCCTACACCTACTCGCTGGGGGCCACTTTCCTCTTCGAGGGCGAGGTGTTTTACGAGGCGGCGGCCATGCTCACCACCTTCAGCCTCGCGGGGCATTGGCTGGAGATGCGCGCGCGCTTCGCCACTGGACGGGCGGTGGAGGCCTTGCTCAAGCTGGCCCCCGCGACGGCCCGGGTCCGGCGGAACGGGCAGGAGGTGGAGGTGCCCCTCGAGCAGGTGATGGTGGGCGATGAGGTCGTGGTCAAGCCCGGTGACCGGGTGCCGGTGGACGGGATAGTGATCTCGGGGCAGAGCTATGTGGATGAGAGCATGATCACCGGAGAGCCTATCCCTGTCGCCAAGACTCCCGGTGCGAAGGTGATCGGGGGGACGGTGAACCTAACCGGGACCTTCATCTTCCGGGCCACCGCCGTGGGCGCCGACACCGCCCTCTCGCGCATCGTGCAGATGGTGCGCAACGCCCAGGCCTCCAAGGCCCCGGCGCAACGCCTGGCCGACCTGGCCGGGAAGTACCTGGTGTTCATCGCGCTGGGCTCGGGCGTACTCACCTTCCTCTACTGGTACTTCCTGGCGGGGCAGGGGCTGGTCTTCGCCCTCACCGTGGCGGTCTCGGTGGTGGTGATCGCCTGCCCCGACGCGCTGGCCCTGGCGACGCCCACCGCGATCACTGTGGGGGTGGGGGTGGCGGCCCGGCAGGGCATCCTGTTCAAGGACGCGGCCGCCCTCGAGGCCACCGCCACCATCGACACCGTGATCTTCGACAAGACCGGCACCCTCACGGAGGGCAAGCCCACGGTGACCGACCTCGAGCCCATCGCCCCCTTCACCCCCGAAACGTTGCTCGCCCTCGCTGCCTCCGCCGACCAGCCCTCGCAGCACCCCCTGGCCGAGGCCATCGTGCGGGCGGCCAAGGAACGTGGCCTGGACGTGCAACCCCCCGCCGCCTTCGATTCTGTCCCCGGGCACGGTGTGGTGGCCCAGGTTAAGGGGCGCAGGGTGCTCATCGGCAACCGGAGGTTCATGGAGCGGGAAGGTATCGAGGTGGGCCAACTGGAAGAACTGGTGTCCCGGCTGGCCGCCGAGGGCAAGACGGCCATGTACGTGGCGGTGGACGGCCAGCCCGCAGGGGTGATCGCGGTGGCCGACGTGGTCCGCGAATCCGCCCGCAAAGCGGTCGAGACCCTTCACGCGCTCGGTATCCAGACCGTGATGCTCACCGGCGACAACCGCCGCACCGCCGAGGCCGTAGCCCGTCAGATCGGCATAGATACGGTAATCGCCGAGGTCCTGCCCGAAGACAAAGCGGCCAAGGTGAGGGAACTCAAGGCCCAGGGGCGTAAGGTGGCGATGGTCGGGGACGGCGTGAACGATGCGCCCGCCCTGGCCGAGGCCGATGTGGGCTTCGCCATCGGGGCGGGCACCGACGTGGCCGTGGAGACCGCCGACGTGGTGCTGGTGAAGAACGACCCCGCCGACGTGGCCCGCAGCGTCATCCTGGCCCGCAAGGTACGGGGCAAGATCAAGCAGAACCTCTTTTGGGCGGTGATCTACAACCTGCTCGCCATACCCGTCGCCGCGGGGGCGCTCTACGACAACTATGGCATTTTGCTCCGGCCGGAGTGGGCGGCGCTGTTGATGAGCACCTCGACCGTGATCGTGACGGTGAACGCCCTGCTGCTTGGGATAGGGCCGCTCTGGCGCTTTACACGGACTTAG